From a region of the Pecten maximus chromosome 18, xPecMax1.1, whole genome shotgun sequence genome:
- the LOC117316175 gene encoding DNA-directed RNA polymerases I, II, and III subunit RPABC4-like, translated as MKYSTVQMRQENMDQSKDDAAKTVVPGKQSTMIYICGECHQENEIKARDPIRCRECGYRIMYKKRTKRMIVFDAR; from the exons ATGAAATACAGCACTGTACAGATGAG ACAAGAAAATATGGATCAGTCCAAGGATGATGCTGCAAAAACTGTTGTTCCAGGAAAACAATCAACAATGATCTACATCTGTGGAG aaTGTCACCAAGAAAATGAGATCAAGGCACGTGATCCTATCCGATGTCGTGAATGTGGATACAGAATCATGTACAAGAAAAGAACAAAACGGA TGATTGTGTTTGATGCAAGATGA
- the LOC117317132 gene encoding tRNA-splicing endonuclease subunit Sen34-like isoform X1 translates to MSFKMDERHRIKLFVCNDNVLVWNAEDASYLRDEMRIVGNRIGCLPRYPRQNNFLGLPLYLMPEEVSLLLNKGVAVLVKGDNPLESPTQQQMEEYQQLCDNNFKDQVELFRDDRRNEIRQNLPKIIEGKKEKRRKEIEERKKAGEDVDEAELEKEIIVDVDSIPIPTLPRSQALVQLFTESPWKVEDSVGTIATWNFPSTVMEKTRCHVFQDLWEKGYFLTSGAKFGGDFLVYPGDPGKFHSHYVAICLEHQKSLTPLDLVAMGRLGSNVKKTVVLCSLDQEACIQYTSLQWTGIT, encoded by the exons ATGCATCCTATTTGAGGGATGAAATGAGAATTGTTGGGAACCGGATTGGATGTTTGCCAAGATATCCGAGACAGAATAACTTTTTAGGGTTACCACTGTATTTGATGCCAGAAGAAGTTTCCTTACTTTTAAACAAAG GTGTTGCAGTACtggtaaagggagacaatcctcTGGAATCTCCAACACAGCAACAAATGGAGGAATATCAGCAACTATGTGACAATAACTTTAAGGATCAG GTAGAACTTTTTCGAGATGATAGAAGAAATGAGATCAGACAAAACCTTCCAAAAATCATtgaaggaaagaaagaaaaaagaaggaAGGAAATAGAAGAACGGAAGAAAGCAGGAGAAGATGTTGATGAGGCAGAACTGgaaaaagaaataattgttGATGTTGACAGCATCCCGATACCAACCCTTCCACGTAGCCAAGCTTTGGTACAATTATTCACAG AATCACCTTGGAAAGTTGAGGACTCTGTCGGCACCATTGCAACCTGGAATTTCCCGTCAACAGTAATGGAAAAGACACGCTGCCATGTTTTCCAGGACTTATGGGAGAAAGGTTATTTTCTGACATCAGGTGCCAAGTTTGGAGGAGATTTCTTGGTCTATCCAG gAGACCCTGGTAAATTCCACTCCCATTATGTCGCCATATGTTTGGAACATCAGAAATCTTTGACCCCTCTTGACCTTGTTGCCATGGGGAGACTGGGGTCAAATGTCAAGAAGACAGTAGTGCTATGTTCATTGGACCAGGAGGCTTGTATACAGTACACCTCTCTACAGTGGACAGGGATTACCTGA
- the LOC117316174 gene encoding uncharacterized protein LOC117316174, which produces MPGIPVHTFYPRIPNKSCAISNLEKRNHDLEIDLKFRTQSVTSTPYQKLNYGHHPSLSPVDDSGYTSITSCGTIDNSAVQEFQTPISGFFQHPGRQLAFTPLSPVPCERTVEYHPSFSEVSSRFDSEHDRDWEIPEDKVKFNLSYRSIPQYRLNFDEGEDEVDDCFEDESICDLKKTSFMKSPVSDYHDHESDKLLTDSPHSRLSFECDQKVPCDCQCTNNTYMSEESELISTSASLNASSLADRFNEVLQKFSPKEPDRLIGRKMGLLCVDIVFELSMRNISALSVIFGYLDPQDLCSFCQVSKDWKSICDEDKKVTGRRVQYIQQQRNACSNKLEKENLGKRLEHRSERGLTEGERTFGMLQQTVSSSKANNQVPENLFHSVASTLKNYESLRRCPEVSGSIKSTGGPGTRHVCPDRLWVRLLCQVPEQFSL; this is translated from the exons ATGCCTGGAATACCAGTACATACATTTTACCCACGGATACCCAATAAGTCTTGTGCAATTTCAAATTTGGAGAAAAGAAATCATGACCTTGAAATTGACCTTAAGTTTCGTACTCAGAGTGTAACAAGTACACCCTATCAGAAGCTTAACTATGGCCACCATCCTTCCCTGTCTCCTGTGGACGACAGTGGGTACACCTCAATCACAAGTTGTGGGACTATTGACAATTCTGCTGTCCAAGAATTTCAAACACCAATTTCTGGGTTTTTCCAACATCCTGGCCGTCAGCTAGCATTTACTCCACTTAGCCCAGTCCCATGTGAAAGAACAGTCGAGTACCATCCATCATTTTCTGAAGTAAGCAGCCGATTTGATAGCGAACATGATCGGGACTGGGAAATTCCCGAAGACAAAGTTAAATTTAATCTGTCCTACAGATCAATACCGCAATATAGACTCAACTTTGATGAGGGTGAAGATGAAGTTGATGATTGTTTTGAAGATGAAAGTATTTGTGACTTGAAAAAAACAAGTTTCATGAAAAGTCCAGTTAGTGATTATCATGATCATGAATCAGATAAATTGTTGACAGACTCTCCACATTCCCGACTGAGCTTTGAATGTGATCAGAAAGTTCCATGTGATTGCCAATGtacaaacaacacatatatGTCGGAAGAGAGCGAACTTATCTCTACAAGCGCCAGTCTAAATGCTTCAAGTCTTGCAGAccgcttcaatgaagtgttaCAAAAATTTTCACCGAAGGAACCTGATCGTTTGATTGGTCGGAAGATGGGACTTCTTTGTGTGGACATTGTGTTTGAATTGTCAATGcggaatatttctgcgttatcTGTGATATTTGGTTATTTGGATCCACAAGACCTTTGCAG TTTCTGTCAAGTAAGCAAGGACTGGAAGTCTATCTGTGACGAGGACAAAAAGGTGACAGGTCGTCGTGTCCAGTACATACAACAACAACGAAACGCTTGCTCCAACAAACTAGAGAAG GAAAATTTAGGAAAACGTCTGGAACATCGTTCAGAAAGAGGCTTAACAGAAGGAGAGCGTACGTTTGGCATGTTACAACAGACAGTGTCTTCTTCAAAAGCCAACAATCAAGTTCCAGAGAACCTGTTCCACTCG GTTGCATCCACTCTCAAAAACTACGAGAGTCTCCGAAGATGTCCCGAAGTGTCAGGGTCCATCAAAAGTACTGGAGGTCCAGGAACGAGGCATGTGTGTCCAGACCGATTGTGGGTTCGACTTTTGTGTCAAGTGCCTGAACAATTTTCACTTTGA
- the LOC117317132 gene encoding tRNA-splicing endonuclease subunit Sen34-like isoform X2 yields MRIVGNRIGCLPRYPRQNNFLGLPLYLMPEEVSLLLNKGVAVLVKGDNPLESPTQQQMEEYQQLCDNNFKDQVELFRDDRRNEIRQNLPKIIEGKKEKRRKEIEERKKAGEDVDEAELEKEIIVDVDSIPIPTLPRSQALVQLFTESPWKVEDSVGTIATWNFPSTVMEKTRCHVFQDLWEKGYFLTSGAKFGGDFLVYPGDPGKFHSHYVAICLEHQKSLTPLDLVAMGRLGSNVKKTVVLCSLDQEACIQYTSLQWTGIT; encoded by the exons ATGAGAATTGTTGGGAACCGGATTGGATGTTTGCCAAGATATCCGAGACAGAATAACTTTTTAGGGTTACCACTGTATTTGATGCCAGAAGAAGTTTCCTTACTTTTAAACAAAG GTGTTGCAGTACtggtaaagggagacaatcctcTGGAATCTCCAACACAGCAACAAATGGAGGAATATCAGCAACTATGTGACAATAACTTTAAGGATCAG GTAGAACTTTTTCGAGATGATAGAAGAAATGAGATCAGACAAAACCTTCCAAAAATCATtgaaggaaagaaagaaaaaagaaggaAGGAAATAGAAGAACGGAAGAAAGCAGGAGAAGATGTTGATGAGGCAGAACTGgaaaaagaaataattgttGATGTTGACAGCATCCCGATACCAACCCTTCCACGTAGCCAAGCTTTGGTACAATTATTCACAG AATCACCTTGGAAAGTTGAGGACTCTGTCGGCACCATTGCAACCTGGAATTTCCCGTCAACAGTAATGGAAAAGACACGCTGCCATGTTTTCCAGGACTTATGGGAGAAAGGTTATTTTCTGACATCAGGTGCCAAGTTTGGAGGAGATTTCTTGGTCTATCCAG gAGACCCTGGTAAATTCCACTCCCATTATGTCGCCATATGTTTGGAACATCAGAAATCTTTGACCCCTCTTGACCTTGTTGCCATGGGGAGACTGGGGTCAAATGTCAAGAAGACAGTAGTGCTATGTTCATTGGACCAGGAGGCTTGTATACAGTACACCTCTCTACAGTGGACAGGGATTACCTGA